Below is a genomic region from Miscanthus floridulus cultivar M001 chromosome 1, ASM1932011v1, whole genome shotgun sequence.
aagtcacggtcatcacttcatacccactcggagacatcgtccgcaactaTGATGACgtgggacgaatctccaagtgggctcttgaactcatgggccacgacatcagatataccccccgcaccgctattaagtctcaggctctcacgtattttgtcgctgaatggacggaggtccagctaccaatCTCAGACGTCACCCACGAATATTGGACAATatacttcgacgggtccgtaatggcgcccggcttgagagctggagtggttctgatctctccggatgggagtaggctccgttaTGCCAGCCGCCTCCACTTCTCAGCTTCAAACAATGCcacggaatatgaggcccttatcaacggacttcgcatcgccatcgagctcggcactACACGACTCTACGTCCGTGGCGACTCagaactagtcgttgatcaggtcatgaaggagtcctcctgcaaaagccccctcatggtgacacactgccaagaggtgcacaagctcgaggacaaattccatgGGATTGAACTGCATcacatccctcgaagggacaacgatacCGCCAATTTCCTCGCAAAACTGACCGCCAGGCAAGATCTATCCCCGagcagggtcttcatcaacgacatccacgAGCCATCCACTCACATCTTGGAAGGTCCAACCCGGACGCACCCCAACGTCTAGCcagtgctcgggggctctgaccccaatGCCCAACCAGCGCCCAGGGGCTCCGATCCCAGTACCTCTACGCCACCTGCGAGCGTCGCCGTATTGGTGCTCAGTCAGACCGATTGGTGAGTACCGCTACTCGCCCACATCCTCGAAGAAGTTCTCCCGCCTGAAAGGACAAAGGCCCAACGAAtcactcgatgcgccaagaccttcgtcgcactcggtgacgagctctacaaacggagcccatcaggggtactcatgaagtgtatcctcaCTAGCCAAGGGAGGGAACTCCTCCTCGAGGTTCATGCCTGCATTTGCGGgcatcatgtggccccaaggttgctggtcggaaaagccttccaccaaggtttttactggcccaccgcactacgagatgcagaggaagtcgttcgcaggtgtgagggatgctagttctacgcccggcaaacccatttgctggcacaagagctccaaaccatccctatcacctagccattcgtggtctggggcctcgacatggtaggacccctcaaaaaggccctaggcggtttcactcacctactcgtaacggtcgacaaattcaccaaatggatagaggccaaacccatcaccaacattcggtCAGAGGAggtagtcaaattcttccttaacATCATCTACCGATTTGGCGTTcccaactatatcatcactgaccacgggactaacttcaccggaaaaATGTTCCTAAACTTTAGCgacggatacggcatcaggatcgactgggccttgattggacatccacgaactaatggtcaggtcaaacatgccaatggcatggtcctccaaggacttaagtcacgcatcttcgaccgactcaacaaatacactgggcgatgggttgctgaggtcccagcgatcctctagagcctaagaatgaccccaaaccgatccacaggattcacacccttcttctaggcctatggagctgaggcaatgttgccctccgacctcggcCATGGTGCatcaagagtgaaggctttcgaccacaaCCGAGCCGCGGAGGCCCAACAAGACACAGttgacctactcgaagaggcctATGAAGcaaccatcatccgctccgctcgctaccaacaaaccctccacaggtaccacgaaaggaagatcagaggaaggattctcgaagtcgACGACCTCATactccgaaggacccaatcaacgaaggaaaaacacaagctctctccaccatgggaaggaccctatacggtaaccgaagtAGTCTGACTTgtcacctaccgactggaggacaacaacggcaaccttctcaacaatacatggaacattgaacagctatgtcgttttcccctaaatttgatctaaaccactttttagttagaacatgctcccgtaagagcacccctgcctgaaacacttttagcccgggtcgctcgggggctccataagggtacaatattaaaatattacctctctttttactatcgcACGATAAAGCAACTGTGTCCCCAAATAGAAACACATTCCATTCCTTGTGTTTACCTTAtgtaactctgttcttactcccaaccaaacacaccccgccttttcctacggttatgaatagctgagcctcatgggccacgccccgggctcacaAGGTCGTAGCCTAtagaacaaacgggcaggtacgagaaagaaaggataaaaaacaaaagttatgctaaGATAAACATAGGGAACAAATATtgtggttctgtcacaaggacAGCACGAACGTATTCATTAATATagaaaactattcacatggggatTCACCCACAAACCTAAACTATTGCATTCTCTGGTGCTACAAATACTACCACGGTCGCTCAACGACGTCGCCTGGAGGCCAAAGAAGAAACCAGATGCAACCACCAGGGACCCGCTCAGCTCTGCTCCTTCGACTTCGGCGAATGCAATAAAAATCTTCAGGGCATCGCacctatagatgctcagcagaagagcatggagccccTGGCTAGAGGCACCACCACACGAAATCTCCGCCGAGAGACCAACCGCCCCCCTAAGTCAATTGAATTGCTTAGTATCcacacctgagatacaggtaggaagcgaaggggcgtcccatgtgggccatgccgactccgtctcaaatgacgagcatgggtcccggtcagacatttccaactaaagctctctgaaccccatctctcaggtcatcaaggtgagcatgtgttcattaatacaaaactaTTCACACGAGGGCTAACCCATGATTGACAAGCGCATGTCCCGGTCGGACGTTTCTgactagagctcttcaaaccccatcactccagtcgtcaaggtaaaacactatcaaagcccctctatttcaatttaaaacattcatacatccatacatgcatttcattccatacgcctgaacccctcgGGCGGTTAGGGCACGAACCGcttgggggctcaggaactaagcatcgcacgtgcagcgaaatgcatcagaacgctccgtgttgcgttaTGAAgcagcggttgcctcattcgatatgagtaaccaacagagccaggggagaaaaccatagatgagcaccatgcggcccTAGCCTGGTCTGGTAGACCagttcatctcaaccttcttattcgatcctgaacctctcgccaagcccatagaatctccatcgaggggaggctgaaaggccacccaggttggtctctagaatgacctaggcatctgtcgggttgcaggtaaaggagtagtggaatgtcacaagagggctatgccaaccccgtcatgaacgatggacccgaattccactcgatcacacccattagcgaactcaccaagctactcttcgagcccgagcgatcgagataggcgacgaaactcagcccccctggtttgtgaggaaccagatggggtaacgcacataaaactcacatcgacccctacgaaggcccgaaagggcttgggggctcaagaaaaatgccaaggacagcgacctcgaactcgccagatccacgACTACGACTCGCTCGGTCCccggcgtgcatcgacgccaggacccgcgagcaccgcctcgtctgatctttaactaaactaacaacgtcttcgcaacggcttcacttctgactgcgctccaaagaAACTCTGGGACCATGACCCCAAACTCACGTtgataggatcggcgacatctggctacggctcctaggaccgcgactcctaaacttgcGTAACGGCTTCCTAAACTAACTAAtttaactctctcgatccacggcgcgcaccgtCGCCTGGGTCCATTtgcggctccacctcgcccgatcccacagcgTGCATCGACACCAAAGATTAGTGAGCTCTATCACATCCGAACTAAGCTGTCCCcatccacggcgcgcaccgacgccatggtccgtTCACAAaatccgactcacccgatcccaaggCACGCATCGACACCTAAGATCGGTAGTTCTGCTTTTTTATCCTATCCCCCGCACCTGACCACCTCAGCTGCGCAACGATGCCTTGGTTAAAACATGTATACACGCCTGTTGAGACAACACCCCTAGTCGGTTCGGCCCAAAccgcctggggctcgggggctacacccgcgggtgcgctcacgcgtacCCGTCGACAAAACAGAAAAACATCCCCCGTTGACAAACTCAGAAACACCCCCCAACCAGTTCGGCATGAACTGCCCGGGGGCTCGaaggctacacccgcgggtgcgctcacatgcacccaccggcaagacaaaaatcccttggacaattctgcccgaatcgcccgagggctcgggggcttctgttggattcataaacccagggtccctcggggaccggcttccacgccaaggctcggcctagGAGCATGGCTTCTTTTCTTCTAGACTGGCCCGAGAGTCTAAGTTCACCAGACcaaagcactcgcttcaggccctggccaccttcggcccatcttttcgaccggagcactagctcaggctcaggccaactccgaatGGCCTCTCTGATCAGAGCGCTAGTGTCAGGCCCCGACCAccttcgcacggcctccactTAGAAAGCCTAACCTGAGGACCACCTCCGACTCTGACCCTGTGTCTctgaccggggttcatagaaaaccttgcccatcgctattctccgactggcgcaccagagccgactggggccatccgaccggggatgcccgctcaaaaagaaccagaaggcgtatgaAGGAAGGCAAAACGgggctcacaagtcaaaccacggcaccagggaccataccctatggaacagtactttacaaccgccctgccacgaacagtattgtaggcgccaacatttacctctacagtattataGGTTTCCGTAAAACActcgtacggtaagaccccccatgtgcctctggggatcaacagtattatgggcgtcagaattcaccgtaccaggtgaatgtggtaaagccatgcctccagtcaGCAAGAcagcatttttgcaggtaccgacgtcctccagtcttgaagaaagcagctcaacctcccacatgtacctaacatcctgcagtgacatcaacagtattgcgggcgcccaccattatcccgtccccatcggcgtgggcaacaaggcttagaaacgtccgtactctctctccctctcacttgtaaagccatccccttcttctataaaaggggatgcgctccctccaaacctaggcagttaacccaagtcgactttttcaagttcaggttcattagatcgatagctcgtaacccctcaagcacacgctggGACACTtcattcatagcatagctcctgtcgatctcagcccttccgaccggaccgaccgaacatcccatctctctctctctctcatttgtaaccccactacagactttgagcacctgggcttgggtataaaagtcaccgaccgacccacactggacgtagggcacgttgcctaaaccagtataaatcctgtgtcattgagtgctaggccacctccgatcacaacgtgcagcaaaactacaaatatttactagttggtcactttctgtaccgacaggtACCATTTTGGAAAGTAAACCCTATCATTGATTGGTTGCAGCCGAAGGAAAGCAAATGCAAGTAGGAACACTACAGCACCTAGTATGTTGATAGCCACAGAGAGTCCTATATCTTGAATAGTAGCCATAGTTGTCCTTAaatagtttgggaggaaatcCTATTGAAGTTATCTGCAAGATATCAGGAAGAACACAATCATTAACCACTAGACAGTATGATGTCACAATAATACAATTCTAAACAAAATCAAATGTAAGAATTGATGAAGGATGAGGTTATAAAAACATGACCTATTGAGAAGCAAAAACCGCATGTGGTGACTCAGGCTTTGTCATCAAATGAGAATGCCTTCAAATTTGGCGATGACAAGATTTCTCCTTCTATCCTAGATCCAACAGCCACAACTATACTCCTAGCATCGACCAACCAAACTGAAATGTCTCTAGCTGTCCAAACAAGTAAAAATACAGGGAACAAAGTTCCTGTTGTCTTAGAAAAACCATGCTAATTCTGATAGATTGGAGAGGTCTGGGGCTGAGCTTATTAACTAACATAGCCAGACACTGCATCGCAGATGACACTTCACGAGTTGTGCCCAAATTGTATCACATAAAGAACCAAATACAGATTAATTAACGGCCAAGTTCCTACActtctggaaaaaaaaaacaaatgtgaAAATATCTAAAATGTATCGGCACAAATCACATAAAACATTTTTTTGATGTTTTGGTTTGTTCTGGTAGGGTTGAAAATTTCTGGATTCTGCTTATGTTGTTCTGCGCTGCATTCTTATTTTTGAGAACCTCAGTCGGTTTCTAGGAAATAGATActtttagcttttcttttatttcctgTTCACTTTAGTTTAGTCTGTATTGCAACTCAATTACTTGGCTGACATACATGATAGTATACCCTAAAAAACCAACTCGAACAATAAACTAGTGTATAGGCCAATCATATATAACCTGCTCTGCAGAATTCATTTAAAAAATGTCTGATCCAATAAGCATGAagatcatgaggatcagagcatGACCTTGGCCTCCAATTTTCCTACTGCTATAGCCTTGCTCAAAGATACCTACTGACAGCCTTACAGAGTGTCAATCGATCCAACCCAATAAAGCTCAAAGCCTAGGATTTATTTCCTTTCAGAGGATTAGGAACAATGTTTCATGATATTCCCAAAATAAGACAGACATAGTCATGTAGTTTCATAGGCAGAGGACTTGTATATTCTCCTTGCTAAGTTGTCTAGCCAAAACATAAAAGTATCTTTGTCAACTCCCACAATCACACTAGCATATGTGTACTGATAGTGTAGGCTCAGGATGAACCTATATACTACAAGGGTTCCACTTGCCAAGTTGATCGAGATAAGCGTAATGATGAACTGATGAGGCCCAGAGTGGTAAAACCAACAAACATTTAGACATCTCACACTAGGCTGATGAAGCTCTTTATAAAAAGAGCAACCCATAGACAGATATAAACTAAAGATAGTGAATCAGATATTGAGGTTGGCAAAACAGGCCTGCTATTGCTAGTTCATGCCATTAGAACATCACTGACCTCAGCAGCAAGGCAAGAGTCTGAAATATACCATATATAAACTAGGCTATAGAAACAAACACGCCCACTACTTCAAGATAGTCATCACAAGTAAGCTAATGGGACAATGAATACTGTCATGTTAAGACTGCACGGCTAGCACAGGTGAAACACAATTTAATAGGACATCAGACAATTCTCCAAGTAAGAGGTCCTATGCTAGAAAGGAGCACAACTGTGCAACCATTATTTAGAATAAAGTGCGTGTCATTATCAAATAAGAAAAAACCAGAGCACTACAAGACACGTGTTCAAACTCGGTTTAGCAAACAAGCAAAACTAATCCATGCTAGTCTGTTTATCACACCATTCATA
It encodes:
- the LOC136462887 gene encoding uncharacterized protein; translated protein: MAPGLRAGVVLISPDGSRLRYASRLHFSASNNATEYEALINGLRIAIELGTTRLYVRGDSELVVDQVMKESSCKSPLMVTHCQEVHKLEDKFHGIELHHIPRRDNDTANFLAKLTARQDLSPSRVFINDIHEPSTHILEGPTRTHPNV